The genome window CGATCCACAACTTGAGGAAGTCCCTGTGCCGCCAGAGGCTCACGGACAGCCTCCTCCCGCTCCGCGTGGCGGCCGCTCCGTCCAGACGCTTACGCGGCGACCGTCAGCGCGACACCGCGCCCGCATCCGCGAGCCGGTTCACGATCTTCGCCTGCGACCGCAGCTGCGCGAGCCAATCGGCCGACGCCTGCGCCACCTGGTCATCAATGTAGTCCTGGCGCACGCGATCCTTGACGTCCTCGAACTTCGCCGCCACCGCCGGTTTCCGCTCCTCAAGGAGGATCAGGTGCCAGCCGTATTCCGTCTGGACCGGGTCGCTCACCTGGCCCACCTGGAGCTTGAAGGCTGCATCTTCGAAAGCGGGCGTCATTTTCCCTCTCGTGAACCAGCCGAGCTCGCCGCCCTGGTCTTTCGTCGTCGTGTCCAGCGAGTACTTCTTGGCGAGATCGGCAAACTTCGCTCCATGCGCCAGCTCGTCCTTGATCTGTGCGGCCTTCTCCTGTGTGTCGACCAGGATGTGGCTCGCCCGCACCTGCTCCGGCTGGTCGTACCGGTCGTGGTTCTTCTGGAAGAAGTCCTGCAGGCCGGCATCCGTGACGTGGATCGTGGGCGCGAGGATCCCGCGGATCTCCAGGTTCAGCCGCGCGGAGGCGCGGAGGTCGTCTTCGGTCATCCCGTTGTACGCGAGCGCCTGTTGGAATTCGTCGTCGGACGCGAACTGCGACTTGATCCGCTGAATCTCCCGGTCCACGTCCGCGGGCGTCACCGTCACGCCCTTCTTCTTCGCTTCCTGGTCGATGAGCCGCTCCGTGATCATCTGGTCCAGCACCTGCTGGCCGTTCTGCTGCACGAGCCGCTGGTAGAGCTCGTCCTTGGTGATCGCCTCGCCGTTGACCGTCGCGACGGCCTCCGAAGACCGGCCGGCCATGGCCACGACGACGGCGGCGAGCAGCACCGCCGCGGACACGCCGGCCAGGACGACGGCGGCCAGCGTGCGCCTGCGCGCGGACGGCGGCGAAACCGGTTCCGGAGCCGCGGCGGGCTGGGGTTCCACACGATCCATGGACATCGCGCTCCTTCTCTGCCCCGTCCCGGCCCGCGGCCCGGCGCGACGCCGGCACGGCCTTCGTGAGGCTCGATTCGCCGCCGCGCGCCGCAATGCGCGACGGCGTACCGCTTCATCGTACCGGAGCGCAGACGCGAACGCAAAAGCGCGGGCATTCCTGCACCCGCCCGAGCCCGCAGCCGCGTCTCAAGGAACGCGCATCGCCGTGTGGAATGTACCGGCAGGCGGAGGATGCGAGAGGGGATCCCGTGTGAGAAACGTCGCCCTCGTCAGCGACACGGCCTGCGATATCCCGGAGGACTTGTGCCGGGAACTGGACATCCATCTGGCGCCGGTCCACGTGATCATCGACGACCAGGAATACCGGGACCGGGTGAACGTCGACATCCGGACGGTCTACCGGGCGCTGCGCGACGGCCGGCGGGTCACCACCGCCGGCTGCAACGCCAACGATTGGGCCGCGGCCTACGAACGAGCCGCGCAGGTCGGGGAGCGGATCGTCGCCGTGAGCCTGAGCCGGGTGCTCAGCACCACCTACGGCGCGGCGCAACTCGCCATCGACGCTACGGGATTGCCCGTCACCCTCATCGACGCAGGCACCATTCTCGTGCCCGAGGGTCTGGCCGTCCTCGCCGGCGCGCGGGCTGCGCGGCGCGGCGCCGACCTGGACGAGGTGCTGCGCCTCGTGCACAAGGTCCTGGGAACGGCGCGAATGGTCGCGGTGGCCGACACCATCGAGTTCATGCGGCGTGGGGGCCGGCTCGCCGCCATGGAGGCGGAAGTCGGCTCGCTGGAGGGCTATCGTCCCGTCCTGCGCATCTCCGGGCGGGGGTGGCAGCCGCTCGACAAGGACGAGACGCGCGCCGGCACCATCGAGAAGATGCTGAACATCATGCGACGCGACCTGCAAGAGATGGGGTGCGACCGCGACACGCCGCTGATGGTCGTCGTGGATCACGCCGGAGCCGAAGACGAGGCGGCCGCCCTCCTGGAGCGCCTGCGCCACGAGTACAGCGTGGCCGAGGCGCACACGTGGACCATCAGCCCCGCCGTCGGCGTGCACATCGGCCCGGGCATGCTCGGCGTCGGCTATTGCCCGGTCGTCGAATGATCACTCGAACTCGAACCTCTCCGCGGTCGGCATCCGCAACCCTTCCCGTTGCGGTAGGATGCCCAAGGAGCCCGGCCGGTCGGCAACGAAAGGGCACGCTGCCGGCCGATCCGGCCGGCATGCCATTCAAGGACACGGAGGACGGTGGAATCCTGCATGTCATCGCAAGGACCCATGGCCGGCAAGCGGGGCGTCGTGCTGGGCGTCGCCAACCGGCACAGCATCGCCTGGGCCATCACCCAGAGCCTGCATGAGGCCGGGGCGCAGGTCGCGCTCACATTTGAGTCCGAGCGCGTCGAGGACCGCGTCCGCAAGCTCGCGGAGTCGCTCGCCATCCCCCACGTCTTCCCGTGCGACGTGACGGACGACGCGCAGATCGCGGCCCTTTTCGAAGAGCTTGGGCGCGCCTTCGGCACCATCGATTTTCTCGTGCACAGCATCGCCTACGCGCCGAGGGAAGCTCTCGAGGGCGCGTACGTCGACACGTCGCGGGACGCGTTCCGCATCGCCCTGGACGTCAGCGTGTACTCGCTGGTCGCGCTGGCGCGGGCCGCGCGGCCGCTGATGCCGTCCGGCGGGTCCATCGTGACGATGAGCTACTACGGGGCGGAGAAGGTGATGCCGAACTACAACGTGATGGGCGTGGCCAAGGCCGCGCTGGAAGCGTCCGTCCGCTACCTCGCGAGCGATCTCGGCCCCAGCGGCATCCGCGTCAACGCCATCTCCGCCGGGCCCATGAACACGCTCGCCGCTCGCGGCATCTCCGGCTTCACGGGAGCGCTCAAGATGCACGCCGAAAAGTCCCCCCTGCGGCGCAACACGGAGGGCCGGGAACTCGGCGACGCCGCGGTCTTCCTGCTCAGCGACATGGGCAGGGGCATCACGGGGGAGGTCCTGTACGTCGACGCCGGATACCACATCATGGGCGCGTGACGCGGCCGCGGGCGAGGGGCGCGCCGGCGCCGCCGCAACGGGCCGGCGCCGGCTCCCTCGTGGCCGCGCCGTCGGCCGCGGACCGCGCGGCGCGGCTACCGGGACCGGCCGCCGAAGATCGCGCGGGCGAAGCGCCAGGCGTCGCTGGGCCGCTCCGCCAGGCGGCGCATGAAGTACGGGTACCAGTCGCGGCCGTACGGAAGGTAGATGCGGACGCCGTAGCCCCTGCGGAGGACCGCCTCGGCGAGCTCCGGCCGAACGCCGTAGAGCATCTGGAACTCGTACTTGTCGTCCGGCACGTTCCTTTGGCGCGCGGCCTCCACCGCGTAATCGATCAGCAGGTCGTCGTGGGTGGCGATCGCCACGCGTTCGCAGGCCGTCCACGCCTCGTCGAGCAGCCGCTTGTACGCCTCGCGGATCGCGTCGCGGCCCTGGTAGGCGAGGTGCGGCGGCTCGTCGTAGGCGCCCTTCACGATGCGGACGTGCGGGCGCAGCGTCGCGAGCGCGCGGAGATCGTCCAGGCTGCGGCGGAGGTAGGCCTGCAGGACGATGCCGACATTGTCGAAGCCCTCGGCGCGGAACGCGCGGTACAGCTCCAGCGTGACGTCCGTGTACGCCGAGCTTTCCATGTCGATGCGCACGAGAATGCCGGCCGGCTTCGCCGCCTCCAGGATCCGGCGGACGTTCTCCGCGCAGAGCTCGCGGTCGATGTCGAGACCCATCTGCGTGAGCTTCAAGGAGACCGTGGCGCGGAGCCGGTGGTCGATCAGCGCCCGGACGGCGTCGACGTACTCCGCGGCGGCGGCGCGAGCCTCTGCCGCGTCGCGCACGCTTTCCCCGAGATGGTCCAGCGTGACGGCGAAGCCCCGCTCGTTGAGGCGGCGAACCTCCTGCACGGCCTCCTCGAGCGTGTCGCCGGCGACGAAGCGCCGCGCCAGGTCGCCACCGATCCGCTCCGCCCAACGCGCCGCCCTCTGGCTGTGCGACAAGCGTAAGAACACCCACCGACCGAGACTGGCCAACGAAGATGCCTCCCCTGTTCCGGCGCCCCGCCGGGCGCCGCGTTCCAAGTGTCTCCACCGCGCGGCTCTTCGCCCTCGACCGCCGAGGACCCGTCAGGGGCCGCGCTCTTCACGGACCTGGCGCGCCGCCTCATACAGCGCGACGGCGGCGGCCGTCGCCACGTTCAACGATTCCATGCCATCCGCGAACGGAATCCGCGCGACGACGTCCGCCGCCGCGGCGGCCTCGCCCAGACCGCGGCCCTCGCTCCCCAAGAGAAGCACGGCACGGTCGAGCGGGACGCGGTCGAGGCGCTCCGCACCGCGCGCGTCCAGCGCCACGACCCGCCGCCCGGCGGCGCGCGCTTCGCTCAGCATTTTGGCGAGATCGGCCGCCTCGACGAGCGGCAGGCTGAACGCGGCGCCCATGGCGCCACGGAGCGCCTTGGGGCCCCACGGGTCGGCGCAGCCCGGGCCGAGCACCGCGCCGGCCGCCCCAAACGCCGCGGCCGCCCGCACGAGCGCGCCGACGTTGCCCGGATCCTGGACCGCGTCCAGGGCCAGGACGGCGCCGGCGGCGCGCCACAGGCCGGCCGCGGCGTGGCGCGGACGCCGCGCGAGCGCCAGGACCCCCTGCGGCGTCCGCGTGTCCGCCATGCGGCGGAAGGCGGCCGGCGCGACGACGACCGGCGGCACCGGGCAGCGCCGGACCCATCGGGAGCCGTCGCCTTCCGCGAACTCCGCGCTGACGTACACCCGCTCCACCGCCTGCGGACCCAGGCGCGACAGCAACTCATCCACGAGCTTGGGACCTTCGACGACGAGCAGCCCCTCGCGGCGGCGCGCCGCCGCGTCCCGCCCCCGCCGGACGACGCGCAAGACTTCCCGGTTGCGTGGGCTTGAGATCATCTGCGGCGCCGTCTCTCCCACGGGTCCGGCCATGTCGCGCCTCACTCGCCCGCCTGGTCCTGGAAGTCCTGCAGCCGGGCCAGGTCGTCGTTGCGGGCGACGGCCACCAGGACATCCCCGTGCGTCAGCTTGTCGTCCGCAGGCACCGGCACGCGGATCGAGGCGCCGCGACGCAGGGCGACCACCGTCACACCGAACCGCCGCGCCAGGTCCAGGTCACGAAGCGACCGGCCCGCAAGGGCCTTCCCCGCCGTGATCTCCGCCACGCTCACGTCCGGGGTCAGTTCGATCGCGTCAAGCAGGCTCGGCGTGACGAGGCTGTGCGCCAGCCGCGCGCCGCTGTCCCGTTCGGGGAAGATCACGCGGTCGGCGCCGATCCGCGCCAGCACCTTGCCGTGCTGGTCGCTCGCCGCCTTCGCCACGACGTTGCGCGCGCCGAGTTCCTTGCACATCAGCGTCACGAGAATGCTGGCCTCCATGTCGCTGGAGATGCCCACGACCACCGTCTCGAAGTTGCGCAGGCCCAGCGACTTGAGCGTCGCCTCGTCGGTCAGGTCGGCCTGCAGCGCGTGCGTGACGTGGTCGACCATCGCCTGCACGCGCGACTCGTCCGCATCGACCGCCAGCACGTTGTGGCCGAGGTGGAAGAGCGTGCGCGCCACGCTGGAGCCGAACCGTCCCAACCCGAGTACCGCGAATTCCCGTCTCACCCTGCCCATCTCCTCCGATGCCGGATCAGCCGACCATCACGCGGTCCACCGGCAGCCGGTACAGCGGCCTGCGCCGCTGCCGGCGCGCGATGGCGAGGGCCGCCGTCAGCGGGCCGACCCGCCCGATGAACATCATGCCAATGATGAGCAGCCGCGCCCAACTGTTCAAGGTGGGCGTGAGCGAGCCGGTGCCCACGCCCGCGGACAGCCCGACGGTTCCGAAGGCGGACGTCGTCTCGAAGAGGAGGTTCAGGAACGGCCCGCCCTGGATGAAGAGCAGTGCCCCCGCCACGGCGATCACCAGCGTGAAGGCCGTCACCGCGATCGCGATCGCGCGGTTCACGACGCTCCAGTGGAGCCGCCGGCCTGCGACCGTCACGTCCTCGCGGCCCGCGATGGTCGCCCAGACCGTCAGCGCCACGACGCTGAACGTCGTCGTCTTGATGCCGCCGCCCGTCGAGTTCGGCGAGGCTCCGATGAACATCAGCACGACCATGAACAACAGCGTGAACGGGTGGAGCGCGCCGATGTCCACGCTGAAGAAGCCCGCCGTGCGCGGCACGATCGCCTGGAAGAAGGCCGCCCAGAGGCGCGCGCCGACCGGCAGGCCGCCGAGCGTTTTGGGGTTTGACCACTCCGCGAGGAGAATCACGACGAAGCCGGCCACGATCAGCGTCGCCGTGGTGATGAGAACCATCCTTGAGTGCAGCGTGAGCCGGTGGCCGGTGCGCTTGGCGTACAACACGTCCATGATGACGGTGAAGCCGATGCCGCCGATGACGATCAAGCCGCAGATCGTGAGGTTGACGACCGGGTCGCCCACGTACGGCATCATGCTCGGGCCGAAGATGTCGATGCCGGCGTTGTTGAAGGCCGAGACGGCGTGGAACACGCCGTACCAGAGCGCCCGCGGCCACGGGTAGTCGAAGGCCCAGCGGACCGTGAGGATCAGCGCGCCGAGGGTCTCGATCGTCAACGTCGTCAAGAGGATGCTGCGCGCCAGGCGCACGATGCCGGACAGCGACTCCTGCCCGAGCGCCTCCTGGATCAGCAGCCGCTCTCGCAACGTGATGCGCCGCCCCAACAAGAAGAAGAGGAGCGTCGACATCGTCATGATGCCCAGGCCGCCGACCTGGATGAGCAGCAGAATGATGGCTTGTCCCAAGGGCGACCAGTGCTTCGACATGTCGACCACGGTGAGGCCCGTGACGCAGACGGCGGTCGTCGCGGTGAACAGCGCCGTGAGCGCGTCCGTGCGCTCGCCGGGCGCGGTCGCGGCCGGGATCAGCAGAAGCAGCGTGCCGACGGCGATCGCCGCGGCAAACGAGAGCACGACGATGCGCGCGGGGTTGCGCTCGACCAGCAGCCCGCGATGACGCCGTTGCGACGACGGTTCCGACTCGACCTGCAAGCGAACGCCTCCTCCGCCCTCTCACCATGGTGCCACCAGGCGGCCTGCAACAAAAAAGCCCGAAGGACCCGGTCTCGCCCGGGTCCTTCGCGCCGAGAGATCACAGGCTTTCCTTGGCCTTGGCCACCAGCTGGGAGAACGCGGCCGCGTCGCGGACGGCGATGTCCGCAAGCATCTTCCGATTGATGTCGATGCCGGCCCGCTTCAATCCGTTGATGAACCGGCTGTACGAGAGGCCGTTCAACCGCGCCGCCGCGTTGATGCGCGCGATCCACAGCCGGCGGAAGTCCCGCTTGCGCGCGCGGCGGTCGCGGTACGCGTAATGCAAAGACTTGAGAACCTGCTCGTTGGCGGGACGGAAGAGGCGGTGCTTCGCGCCCCAGTAGCCCTTGGCAAGTTTGAGGATCTTCTTGTGGCGGCGCCGCGCCGTGACGCCTCTCTTCACGCGAGCCATACCTGCGTGTCCTCCCTCTCAGTCGTACGGCAGCAGCCGCTCGATCCGCTTCGCGTCCGTCTTGTCGACGGTCAGCCATTTACCCAGCGCGCGCTTCGCCGCCGCGTCCTTCGTGTGGCGGTGAATGCGGTTGGCGCGATTGCGCCGCCACTTGCCTGCGCCGGTCTTCTTGAAGCGCTTCGCGGCGCCCTTGTGCGTCTTCATCTTCGGCATCGCAAGACCCCCTTCAGCCCGTCACGCCCGGCCGTTCGGCGTTCTCGGCGTGACCGGCCCGTTCGCGTTCGCGTTGCGGCCTGGGCGCGAAGACCATGACCATGTTGCGGCCTTCCACCTTGGGCTGCTGCTCGATCATGCCGTACGCTTCCACGTATTTGGCCAGGCGGTCCAGCACCTGCCGGCCGAGCTCCGCGTGGACGATCTCACGCCCGCGGAACATGATCGTGGCTTTGACCTTGTCGCCGTCTTTCAGGAAGCGCAGCGCGTTCTTGGCCTTGACTTCGAAGTCGTGCTCATCGATGTTCACGCGCAGCTTGACCTCTTTGATGTCGACGATGTGCTGGCGCTTGCGGGCTTCGCGTTCGCGCTTGGACTGCTCGTACTTGAAGCGGCCGTAGTCCATGATGCGGCACACGGGCGGGTTGGCCTGCGCGGCCACCTCGACGAGGTCGAGCCCCCGCTCCTGCGCGATCCGCAAGGCCTCTCTGGTCGGCATCACACCGAGCTGGTTTCCGTTTTCATCGATGAGACGGACTTCGCGGACCCGAATGTTTTCGTTGACTCGCTGGTCCCGGCTGATGCGGCTGCACCTCCTTGGAAAGATAAAAGCGAGCGGGTCATGACCGCTCGCTTCCCATCGCCGCGCACGACGCCGGACACGGAATGACCGCGCCCCACCGGCGTCCGGGCGGCTGACCCGGCGGACAGCCCCGGCCGCGCGGACACGACCTCGCGGCGGCGTCGCCGGGTGAGAAGCGGCGCGCTTCTGCTTGTAGCCACACGTCGGTATGACGATAGCACAGATCCCGCCGGCGCACAATCATCATGGGTGCGAACGACTGCATCGGGTCTGTGCGACGGGTGCGCCACGCTTCTCACGCGGCTGCCGCCACGTTCAGGTCGAGGCGCCCAGCCCGGCACGGTCGAAGATGAAGTCGACCCACTTCAAATACCCGGCGACGTCGAACGCGCGGGCGATCTGCTCGCGGCCGAGCCGCGCGCGCACCTCCGGATGGTTCTCGATGCGCTCGCGGAAGGTCGGGCCGCCCTTCGGCAGGTCGCGCCAGGCGGCCATGGCCTCGGACTGGACGAGCTCGTACGCCTGGTCGCGGGTCATCCCGGCCTCGACCAGCGCCAGCAGCAGCCGCGGGGACGCGATCAGGCCGCCGGTGAGGGCGAGGTTGCGGTCCATGTTCTCCTCGTGGACGTGCAGGCCGGACACGATCTCCGTCATGAGGCTCAGCATGTAGTCGAGCACGATGGTGGCGTCCGGCAGGATGACGCGCTCCACGGAGGAGTGGCTGATGTCCCGCTCGTGCCAGAGCGGCTGGTCCTCGAAGGCGGCCACGGCGTATCCCCGGAGAAGGCGCGCCAGTCCGGAGACGCGCTCCGCCTTCTCAGGGTTGCGCTTGTGCGGCATCGCCGACGAGCCCTTCTGCCCGCCGCGGAACGGCTCTTCGAGCTCGCGGACCTCCGTCCGCTGCAGGTGACGGATCTCCGTCGCCAGGCGGTCCAGCGTCCCGCCGACGACGGCCAGCGTGGCGAGCAGCTCGGCGTGGCGGTCGCGCGGCAGCACCTGCGTGCTGACCGGCTCCGGCTGAAGACCCAGCTTCCGGCACACGTACGCCTCCACGCGCGGGTCGACGTCGGCGAAGGTGCCGACGGCGCCGCTCAGCTGGCCGACGGCGACCGCCTCTCTGGCCCGCCGCAGGCGCTCCACGTTGCGCCCCATCTCCGCGTAGAAGGACGCGAACTTGAGACCGAGCGTCGTCGGTTCCGCGTGCACGCCGTGCGTGCGGCCGATGACGGGCCGGTGCTTCCAACGCAGGGCCTGCTCCCGCAGCGCCGCTCGCAGGTTGTCCGCGCCCCGGATGAGCAGGTCGCACGCGTCGCGCAACTGGAGCGCCTGCGCCGTGTCGACGACGTCCGTCGACGTCAGGCCGTAGTGGAACCAGCGCGCCTCCGGGCCGACCGTCTCCCCGACGGCCGTGATGAAGGCGATGACGTCGTGATGCACCGTTCGCTCGATCTCAAGGATGCGCGACACGTCGACGCGCGCGCGCGCTCTCACCGCCTCCACGGCCTCCCGCGGCACGACGCCCAGCTCCGCCCAGCCCTCCATGGCGGCGATCTCCACCTCGAGCCACAGCCGGTACCGGCGCTCGAGATCCCACACGGCCGCCATTTCCGGGCGCGTGTAGCGGGCGATCATGCGCCGTCCGGGACGACGACCGCGTCCCTCGTGCGCCCGCTGAGCCGGCGAGCGCCGTCGCGCTCCACGACGGCGACCTCCTCCAGACGGACGCCGAACCTGCCGGGCAGATAGATGCCCGGCTCGATCGTGAACACCATGCCCTCACGGATGATCGTCTCGTTGCGGCCATGCACGGAAGGAGGCTCGTGCACGGACACGCCGAGGCCGTGGCCCGTGCGGTGCACGAAGTAGGGGCCGTAGCCGGCGGCGTCGATGGCCTTGCGGGCCGCCTCGTCCACCGCCCGCAGCGGCGCGCCGGGTCGCGCCGCCGCGAACGCCGCCTGGACGGCCGCCTCGACGGCAGCGTGCACCTTGAGGTACTCCTCGTGCGGTTCGCCCACGAAGACCATGCGCGTGATGTCGGAGCAGTAGCCGTCCTTGCGCCCGCCGATGTCGAACATCACCGGCTCGCCGGCCTGCACCGCCCGCGCGCTGGTGTGGTGGTGCGGGTAGGCGCTGTTCGGGCCGGACCCGACGATGCAGAACGTCATCTCGTCCGCGCCCTCGTCCGCGAACGCCTGCTCGACGACGCGCTGCAATTCCCGCTCCGTCACGCCCGGCCGCACGGCGGCGAAGGCCCTGTCGAGCACGCGGTCCGTCAGGGCCGCCACGCGCTCCATCCGCTCGATCTCGCCCGCGTCCTTGATCATGCGCAGGGGACCGATGATCTCGCCGGCCGGCGACCAGGGGCCGCCCGGCACGGCCCGCTGAAGGAGGAGGAGGAAGTCGGCGCGCATGTCGTCGTTCACGCCGAGAGGTCCCTCTCCGGACGCATCGAGGCGCAACGCCGCCAAGAGAGCCGACAGCGCCACCCCCGGCCCCTCTTCGTCCGTGTACGCAAACATGGGCAGCGGGCTGTGCGCCGCCGCCTGCTCCCGGTTCAGGGCGGGCATGAGCCAGGCCGCATCGTCCGGAGTGACGGCGAGAAAGGCCGGACGCTCGTCCGCCGTGGTGGAGAATCCGGCGAGGTAACGGAGGTCGTCGCCCGGGGCGACGAACGCCGCCCGCCAGCCCTTTGCCCGCAGCTCCGCCTGCAAGCGCGCGATCCGCGCACCGGAATCCGTCATCGTGATGGGCCTCCCGTGCCCCCGGGCGTTACACTCGGCATGGGGACGCGCGAAGGATCGCCCCCGTGCCCCGCGAAAGTGTGCTCCTCGGGGAGTGTTGTCGTTGCTCAGAGAGATCGTTGACGCTCTTCGTCCGGCCGTCGACCGCGACCAGGCGCTGGCCGACGTCGCGGCCGTGAGCCGCTTTCACCGCATCCAGAACAGCCCCGGGTTCCACGAGGCCGCAGACTACGTGGAGCGGCGGGCGAGGGAGCTCGGCCTGCGCGTCAGCCGTCACCGCCTTCGCGCGGGCTCCGGCCGGATGTGGTCCCAGACCCTGTTCCCGGCCTGGCATTGCCGTTCGGCTCGCTGCGAGCTCCTCCTGCCGGACGGGTCCTTGGAAACGCTCGCGGCGTTCCCGGAGGATCCGGTTTCCATTGTGCAACGGAGCGCCGCCACGGCGCCAGGCGGCGTCGAGGCTGATCTCGTCGTCGTCGACGAGGCGAACCGGCCGCAATCGTGGGACGGCGTCGACGTCGCCGGGAAGATCGTCCTCGTCCGCGGGGACGCGATGCGCATCCACCGCTTGGCCGTGCTTGAGCGCGGCGCGCTGGGCCTGCTCTTCGACAACATGAACGAAATTCCCGGCCTGCGTTCCCGCGCGGACCTGGCGGATCACCGCCAGTACACGTCGTTCTGGTGGGAGGGCCAGGAGCCGAAGGGATTCGGGTTCGTGCTGACGCCGGCGCAGGGTGAGACGCTGCGCCGCCGCGCGGCGGAGGCGGCCGCCGCCGGCCGGCCGCTGCGGGTCCGCGCCCGCGTGGAGGCGGAGTTCGAAGACGGGGAGATCGAGATCGTCGACGCCTTCCTTCCAGCGGCAGACCCCGAGGCCACGGAAGAGGTGTGGTGCGTCGCCCACCTGTGCCACCCGGCGCCCTTCGCCAACGACAACGCGTCCGGCGTGGCGGCGGCGCTGGCGGCCGCGGCCGCGCTCTCGCGCGCGACGGCCGAGGGCCGCCTCGCGCCGCGGCGCCGCGGCGTGCGGTTCCTGTGGATGCCGGAGATGACCGGCACCACCGCCTACCTCGCGCAAGTGGGCGAGCCGGCCTACCGGCGCGCCGTCGCGGCGCTGAACCTGGACATGGTCGGCGAGGACGAGCGCAAGACGGGCGGGGCGCTGACGGCCGAGCACCCGCCGCTCGCGACGCCGTCCTTCGTGGGCTACCTTCTCGCCCAGGCGGTCGCGGCCGTGGCGAACGAGCGCGAATCCCTGGGCGGCGAGCGGCGCGTGCCCGCCATCCGCTGGACGGAGACGCCGTTCTCCGGGGGCAGCGACCACATGATCCTCTCGGATCCGCTCGTGGGCGTGCCGACACCCATGCTCATCCACTGGCCGGACCGCTTCTACCACACGAGCGCCGACACGCTCGACAAGGTCGATCCCGACATGCTCGCCCGTTCGGCGACGATCGCCGCCGCCTACATCCAGTTCGCCGCGGCGGCCGGCGCGGCCGAGGCCGCCTGGCTGGCGGCGCAGATGGCGGCCGCCATGCCGGCCGAGCTGCACCGTGACGCGGAGACGCGCTGGGCGCAGGGCTGGCGCGGCGGGCGGCTGCAGCGGTACCTGCGCTACCGGAAGGACCGGCAGCTGGAAGCGCTGGAGGACCTCGCGCGGCTCGTGCCGGAGGCGGAGCGCGAGGCGTTCCGCGCCTCGCTGGCGCCGGCGCGCGCGGCGCTGGAGGCGGTGTGGCAAGC of Clostridia bacterium contains these proteins:
- a CDS encoding adenylosuccinate lyase, which codes for MIARYTRPEMAAVWDLERRYRLWLEVEIAAMEGWAELGVVPREAVEAVRARARVDVSRILEIERTVHHDVIAFITAVGETVGPEARWFHYGLTSTDVVDTAQALQLRDACDLLIRGADNLRAALREQALRWKHRPVIGRTHGVHAEPTTLGLKFASFYAEMGRNVERLRRAREAVAVGQLSGAVGTFADVDPRVEAYVCRKLGLQPEPVSTQVLPRDRHAELLATLAVVGGTLDRLATEIRHLQRTEVRELEEPFRGGQKGSSAMPHKRNPEKAERVSGLARLLRGYAVAAFEDQPLWHERDISHSSVERVILPDATIVLDYMLSLMTEIVSGLHVHEENMDRNLALTGGLIASPRLLLALVEAGMTRDQAYELVQSEAMAAWRDLPKGGPTFRERIENHPEVRARLGREQIARAFDVAGYLKWVDFIFDRAGLGAST
- a CDS encoding aminopeptidase P family protein, whose amino-acid sequence is MTDSGARIARLQAELRAKGWRAAFVAPGDDLRYLAGFSTTADERPAFLAVTPDDAAWLMPALNREQAAAHSPLPMFAYTDEEGPGVALSALLAALRLDASGEGPLGVNDDMRADFLLLLQRAVPGGPWSPAGEIIGPLRMIKDAGEIERMERVAALTDRVLDRAFAAVRPGVTERELQRVVEQAFADEGADEMTFCIVGSGPNSAYPHHHTSARAVQAGEPVMFDIGGRKDGYCSDITRMVFVGEPHEEYLKVHAAVEAAVQAAFAAARPGAPLRAVDEAARKAIDAAGYGPYFVHRTGHGLGVSVHEPPSVHGRNETIIREGMVFTIEPGIYLPGRFGVRLEEVAVVERDGARRLSGRTRDAVVVPDGA
- a CDS encoding DUF4910 domain-containing protein, giving the protein MLREIVDALRPAVDRDQALADVAAVSRFHRIQNSPGFHEAADYVERRARELGLRVSRHRLRAGSGRMWSQTLFPAWHCRSARCELLLPDGSLETLAAFPEDPVSIVQRSAATAPGGVEADLVVVDEANRPQSWDGVDVAGKIVLVRGDAMRIHRLAVLERGALGLLFDNMNEIPGLRSRADLADHRQYTSFWWEGQEPKGFGFVLTPAQGETLRRRAAEAAAAGRPLRVRARVEAEFEDGEIEIVDAFLPAADPEATEEVWCVAHLCHPAPFANDNASGVAAALAAAAALSRATAEGRLAPRRRGVRFLWMPEMTGTTAYLAQVGEPAYRRAVAALNLDMVGEDERKTGGALTAEHPPLATPSFVGYLLAQAVAAVANERESLGGERRVPAIRWTETPFSGGSDHMILSDPLVGVPTPMLIHWPDRFYHTSADTLDKVDPDMLARSATIAAAYIQFAAAAGAAEAAWLAAQMAAAMPAELHRDAETRWAQGWRGGRLQRYLRYRKDRQLEALEDLARLVPEAEREAFRASLAPARAALEAVWQAEAAAWRAREASGAGSGTTASPGGPAAGPNVRAAAATLDGLLAATGWPFPDFAARIRRVHPGPVWLRGHLAALSLKEQDAWDAFVDAHPAWAHATHILDYYMDGTRMVAEVSEAAEWDTGVRDDEFTMGYVALLARLGLVEFV